The window gtgtggaggtacttcacactatttcaactgctgttgcacaattgtttatttttgttaaaaatacatagttcatcattgcattaatctgtttcatcttgtttcattttatcttaggaaagaactgtgtagtcatcaatgcctgatgcctctagtcttttctgttctacatgtaaaggtatctagctttttaggtcaaccatggtatcagATCAGTATCAGGTATCGGCTGAttctcaaagccacagcatctggatcggtatcgaaactgaaaaGTAAAAGTCTCAGGGAGGACAAATACTCATGTACTAAATATTTAGGTGGGCATGCCCACTGCATCCCCCCCAAAATCTATGCCTATGGCTGGGTCCACCAAATGAAATCTGACAATGTACTCACTAAACATCCAACATGCTTAGAAGAGACGTCAGGTGAAGAATACCATGAAAGCAAAGGAAGTGCGAGTTCTGGAGAGATGCTAAATGAATGCTAGTCTATGGCAAATTACCAGCAGGAAGACACTATCCTAAGCTAAAATTTGCTGCACACAGGACAAACGGCGCCGTAACCTGAAGCTGCAGACAATTTCATCTCCACCTGCAAAGCCCTCCAGACaagccaacaaaacaaaagtagcTGGTTGAGTTACCACCTGAGTGATGCAGAGTAGAGTCATTCTCTGAACCCAGATGAACTGTAGAAGTTGGCCAAAAAACACAGTCTCCTTTTGCTTAAGCTGTTAAAAGACACTTACAAGAGTACATAGATATACATTAATATATATGAAATGAGTCAGAAGATTCCATCTACCAGCCTATAAGCTTTAATATGCCCAGACTCTGAGCTGACAACCTGTCTACTGCTGCGACACTTTCAGTAATAACAGGCTTTGGCAGAAAAACACGATGAGTAGAGCACTCTGAGCTTAAGTGCTTACAATTTTTGCAGCATTTTGACACCTGCCAAAGCCCAAACCAGGCCACACTATGCAGTGCTTCAATGACTGAAGTATGAGACTGAAATTATTTTTGGCTAGATCACCAATTATCAGTGTTGTGTATGAGGAATCAGTCAGTTCTGTTCACAAAATCTTTAAACTGACTATAAcaagcatagactgtaaaactaatggacgtagctaccgtgacatcacccactggtttgtggactcctgctTTAAAGCTTTGAGTTTGGCATCAcggccgttgccatcttggttttttggagcctgaaggaactgatttgattttacaCACACCTTAAGGTGCAACCtggacacatcatcagtgatgtaacCTGGAGTCATTGGGTGTTTCAGGTCTTTTAACATCATACACCCTCACCCAAGCGACCCAGCCAGGGGTGATCAGACTCTGGCTTGTGTCTAGGTAGCTTGTGTGGTCCACAGGTCACTACTTCATCTCAAGaggaagggactttgtagcggccGCTTAGCATGATCTCTGTGGAAAAAGGGGCTTGTAATATGTGGACCTCTGTGTCATCCTAATGTCCTGCTGAACCCTGTTTACACTCTCAAACTCTATGTagaaaaaaggaacaaagaGTTGAAAAGTCCAGTAGTCAAGTCCAAAAACAATAGTAAATCCAAGAGCTGGAGTGCTAAAGCTGCTTTGAGAGAGTAGCCAATGTTCAGAAATATCAATTGAACTTTCCAAGGCCATTGAAATAATACAGTGGAATCCTTAATTTAGATGGTCTTCCCCTTTAAGCTGTGTTACATCAAAGGGAAAAGGAAACTGTAATAACTTCTTACTGAGTCTTCTCAAACATGTTAAAGCTTGTGCATACCATTCGTACAAACCCACAACCTGTATGCTGCGGACAAGCCAACGACAATAACTTAGATTCTTGGCTTCCAGATGAGGAGATATCGCATAGCAACACCGGTTAGACTTGCACTACACATATTAAACAGAAGTTTTACTTACCTATAGACATGAAGCAAGTGAGAGAACGgttacagggaaaaaaacatcatcttaAACAACAATACATCTTCATTCAAGGAAACAACACACCAATCCCACTTGGCCATCTCCGTGGCAAAACACAGCCTAGGTGTCTCACTTCCGAGTGTTACACCTTTTAGCTCATTAAGAAAAGGTGAGATGGGACATTTAAGTCAATAGGACACATACAACGTCTGACCCTCATTGCCAGATAACCTCAACTCTCAGAAAGGATTTCCACGCCATGATGGTCAACACAATAAACGTGGCCACAGCTCTCTGATCATCACAGACACCTGTGGTCCCTCCCAAGATTCAACAACGATTAGTTTTCAATCACTACAcaaagcattaaaaacaaagaaaaactaaTCATCTTACCAGGCACGTCATACCACTGCGCCCCATTGGTGATGCCATCTTTAAAAGTTTCATCCATGGCATCGGGGCAGTTGGGCTCCCCAGTCTTCATCACAGGGTGGTTATGGGAATACACCAGGGCCAAGTGGCGAAACAGGCTGTCGTCCTCCGACTGGCTGTAGTGGCCCTGCTGCTGGTGGGAGGGTGAGTCATCAAAGGGGTAACTGGCAACCACAGTGCCACCATGCAGGTTCCCCGACAGCACGAATCTGGAGAAACAATGGCATATTTAGCCTTAAAGGTTAGGTTcaagtctgtcttaaaacaatacttACATGTTCATGTGTCACTTTTCCTCATAACTTTAAAAGGTTACACAGAAAGAACGCTGCTGACAAGGGAAATTCCCTTTTCTTGCAGAGCAGCCCTGGAGGTGGCAGGGCCACTTAAAGGTTACATGAAGGCCTAGTCTAGTCGAAGTGGACCTCAGTCTTACACACCATGTCATTATGGCGTTCCGGGACAGCAGTTCTTACTGACTTTACTTTGAGCCACACTGAGGTCCTGATACAGGGCTTTCAGAAAAAACTGAGTTACTCATTGACAAAATGTTTGTTGCTTTTCAAATCAGAGCCGCAGCTAAGTttgattcttttttaattaGCAATAAATCTGCTCATATTTTGGGCAATTTATGGCTTTATTGAATAGCTGATAGCATGGAGgcagacaggaaatgagggcAGACAGAGGAACAACACATATAAAAAGTCCCCAGCTTAATTTGAAACATGgtcattgtgtttatatgatATTTACCCCAACTATTCAGCTATAAATATTGGCCAGGGTcgaaaattaactttttgtccACCTGCAGATTACCATTGggtttttttggctggtgagtgaagcaaacctagcagccacttgcatatttcaCCAGCATTTGGCTGCTGGCTGGTGCCAAATTCAAACTTGATATTGGTTAGTCATGTAATCCAGGgagtctacaggtatcagacactaaAATGTAATACTTTTGAACATCtcaatattatttttaacaaatttaAGACAGATGTTTTTAGACAAATCTTTTGTTTATAatcaagcattgcaggtaagtataaAAGTAAGAAGTAGACTAATACATGTGTGGCCCcgtgcagaggtaggttttatgtagggAATATAGTTATAAGAGTGAGTTGGGTTAATTCACATTTTGCCATCAGTTAAGGACAAGTATTTTGTAAAGCATTAGGTTTAAATTTGTAACATCTGAAATGTGGACTTTgcagaagagcttgactcattttgacaaagaaattaaacaatggataaattaaattagataaaattGTACTATGTAGTGACTTTAATATTCATATAATTAAATTCAAGACATTTTgggactttttaaggacccCCTTAATCATTTGgtgtataaaatgtcagaaaatagtgagaaATGTTCACCACAATTCCCTGAAGCCCAAAGTGATGTCttgaaattgcttgttttgaCCAAGCGGCAGTGTAGAGGCCAAAGACACACACTTTATATACAAGGAAACAAGCAAATCCTTCACAATCAAGAAGCTGGAGACTCTGAATGTTTTGCACATATGCTTGAAAAGTGATTGAATCAATTGTttgatggttaaaaaaaaaagagttgcagattaattttctgcTAAATGACAAATCCAAAAATCGTTTCATCCCAGCTGCACCTTAGTCTTAGACACCATCCCATTATGGTGTCTCGGTACAGTGAGTCTTTAATGTGAGTCACACCTGCTGACCCCTGAGGCCTTAATAAAGCAGACAAAGAGCAGAGTTGCTCATTGACAGACTGAATCCTCCAGTGTGAGATACATATTGACCAAAAGGTGTCTGAGGTCAGTGAAGTTTGCTGAAGTCAGTGCAACCTGTGCTCTGGGCAACAGGACCTCAAACAACTGTGGattgtgtgtgcagtgtgtttcaCATAAGACAGACTTACTTCTTCTCTTGGATCCATCTGATCATAGCCATGACCTCGGGGATCTCATGTGGGTTGACACGGGTCCCATCATACTGGTCAGGAAAGCTCCTGTTGAGGTCTGCATTCAGGGCATTATTTCGCCCCCCGTTGTCGCCATTGCAGTCCCCCTCCACGGACCTCTCAAAGCCGTCAGGGTTCATGCTGGGCATGATGTAGATATCCGTGGTGTTCACCAGCTCATTTATACGCGGTTCCTCCCCATATCTACTCAGCAGGTACTCCACAAGGTACACCAACACCTGCCTGGACACGGTTTCATCGCCGTGCATGTTCCCTACGTATTTGAATTTGGGTTTCCCCGGTGCGTCTGTGTTGGGGTCCTTGGTGATCCGCATCACCCACAGCTCCCTGCGCTCCACAGACTGACCTATGCTCGACAGGTTAGCTATGTGAGGGTATTTCTGGGCTAAGGACTGTAAACGTCTGGTCATGTCCACATAATTATAGTATTTGCTATAAGTTTCTACCGTTTCCTCCGTCGCGGTGCTGACGCTTCGTGTCCGGCGCAGCCTGGTTTCACCAAGGGAGACAacaagaaagaggagaaaggcGAAAAGTGGCACCCGGAGTTTCGCCGTCGTCGAGAGATAGTCCCAAATGAAACCCATGTTGTTGTATCTGCTACTTCTACACCATGTGGGCTTTTAAATTAAAGAATAAACACCAGGTCCGGTAGTTTGGCTCCCCAGCGACAGACGTATTTTCGCTGTCAGAACCAGTCTGGCCTCTGTTTGCTGTTTCCATCTACTTCCGCTCAGAGGGGCGGAGCTCCACGATGACGTAACATTTTAAGGTGGACCGGTGGagttacacttttttttttttaactgtattgaCTTTTTTGCCCAAACTTCCACAATTTATGACGTTAACAGACTCCAACACCATCTGATAATGTTTCATCGACATGAATCATATCTAAACAGATGTTTgtctattttctgtgtttttaagaGGCATGACAGGCATTATATCATCCCAAGACCTGAGCTTTTGTTTGGCATGCATATTTAATATCTTGTAGCTATTTGGGCTGAGTAAGATCtgatacatataaaaaaaaaacactaaacactgtcaacaataattaagtccaaatttcctcaaacaagactatgataaagtcccagtgtcttcaGACAAGTAGCTTACTTCCTAAATATcagcgtcttagcttgttaccgttgctaaaaatggtcaaatatgttgCCATATCTAACTACAAactttattaatcataaataagtTTAAACCAttaaatttgatcaggttttgacTCTTGTTCACTtctgtgtcgggatcggctgcagacttggcagagatggctgccattttgttttaacatggattagtgtattgtggtcttaGATGGCACAAAGAAATGTCCAGGAACAAGGACAGCAGGTGTAAATTAAGTAGtttgaagtataaggtcaagtaaacccaaaatgtgatgtcctcatgtgAGGACACAAGGTCTCAGGGGGATATATTTCATCTTTTTGAATATGTCGATATCGTATGGatatcgtgatatgagactagacaTTGTCCAGGTTtaccacacattttcatggacacatttttaaaacttttcagTGACTTTTAAAGGACCAGTAAAAAATTCTTGCCCTACTTGCCTGGCAATTTTCAAATATATAAGATTCAAACGTAATTTCAGCTAGCTGGCATACATGAGGAGAGAGATGGAAATATAGAATATAGAAtatagaaaatagaaaaatagaaaCATACATGATAGTAACAAAATGTCACATCGACACATGTTAGAGTTACATTACATAGAAGGTATTCCATGGGAAATTACTGTAACACTTGTATGatacataaaacaaaatttcatgactttttcaAAAGTTTCTGTAATTTTTattaattccatgacttttccaggcctggaaaatgtgactgtaaagttccatgacttttccaggtttccatgaccgtgggaaccctgatggtcttagattttttttttatattgtagtATCGTGAGTGATGTCTTCtcttggttttaaaggctgcattaccaGAGGCACAGCACCAAACTAAACCATTTTGAGCCTTGAAGGGGTGAAACGTGCTACAAAGAACTTCCGCTATAATTCTAAACAAAGTTCAGTTCTTGAACTTCAATTTATTAATGGCATaaattatttagaaaaaaattgaTGCCCTGGGTAATTAGTCCCACTTTCCCCTCGCTATGACACCCCTGTGCTTTACAGTAAAATGATGTAATGTTCTGAACTCAACAGACCGTCATAGCTGTTTTATCATTtgtctttacccacttagtcattatatccacatcaGTGGTGACTTTGTATGAATAATTTCATAgtgtaaatattttatgaaagCACCATGAGTCAAAGCTACAATATCGACGCAATATCGATTTTAAGGTATTTGATCAAAAATATCTTGACTTTTGTGTTTCTCCATATCGCTGTGCTCAAATATAAAACTGCTAATACTTTCATACCATTACAACATAAATTCAATGTCATAAATGACCAGAAACTTCAAGCAcccctctttgtttgtttgtgtttattgttatgATTTTACTTTCAtacatttttagcattttttttttaaaaaaacttttctttctttccctatTATACATCCATTGACTCCTACGTATTTTGCTCTCCAGTATGTTCTCAGTAGACTTGAACTTGTACAATGCCAAATcatttgtactgtatgttaacAAAGGAACTTTAGATATGTGTAAAGTAACAAGTGGGGGCCAAATATACTGCTGATTAGATGTAATTTTGTACTACTGAGGAAGTCAGAGTGctgtatgtatgttttatgACTCAGACCTCCGGATATGTTTCCTGTTTGCTTGTATCTTTTCCTATGGCCACAGCACACACCAGACATTTTCTGCTGCACTACTAATTGCACTGCAGGAATTGGTCAAAAAGACCCAAagacatatacatatattaaaaaaaaaaaaaaaaaaaaaagcaggaacTCAGGCAGGGTCTTTAATGGTCTAGACTATTTTCAATCCTttatcactcaagctttcagcTGAAACTTGGCCATGGCCATTCACTAACGTCACACAGACTTGATAAGTCTgataagttttttttaaaatacgtgctaaataaacaaacaaaaaataagtgTGGAGTGTTTCTCTTTGCTTGAGAGATTTgattctctatatatatatatattttgctgTCAGTCCTGCAGAAAGTCTGTAAGTCTTTATCTTGTGGAGATCTGATTCAATATAAAGATTTTTGAGTTAATATTTTCTGACCACTCTGACCCTAGAGCTCTAACTGAAAATGAATTTCACTGTGTGGTTTCCTTATCAGTGCCATTAACTGTTATCAGTAACCTTAATACAGTGGCTCTTATTGTGTGCATGGGTGGAGCAGCCAcaagttgtttgtgttttgaaaactgcattttaaatTGTTGATTAAGTGTTTATTCTCTGTTACAATGATATCAGTAGATGGTATTGTCAGGGGAAACTGTTGCTCATTATTTCCAGTGATTAGCCAGTAGCACTGACGACATGTTGgggatgtttttgtgtgtgttattttcatATATGGAAATACAAATTTTATGTAAGACTTCCTAAAATAGAACAGACACCAGGACTAAGCTTAATGTGGGCTTGTGAGGTCCTTGTTGTGTTTAAGGTACTGCATGAATGGAGAAGCCTTCACTGCAATATCAAACTTCCCAAAAGCAAAGACTGACAATAATTGACCACTGAGCACCACAGAGGTTAGCAGCAGACTCTTgagtttctgtttattttatgttgccCATTCCTTCTTTACTGATCACTGGTAGCACCATCTTTACCCACAAATACGAGAAGCAACATGACACCTCCACCCTGCCGCCGTGAGGCCTTTAActtcctcctcatctctccTCAGTGGGGCGTCAGTCAGGCGTTTCTCTTCAGTGACCGTTTCTTTCCTTCCTGAACTCTTTCCATCGTTTCTCTTTAGCTTCATTTGGCAACAGAACGAAACAAAAGTGTGGTAAACATCTTGATTGTGAAGCACCGGCGGAGCGTCAGCCTCAGCTCACTGAGGTCTGACAGAGCTGGCTAAAGCTTGGAATGACTGGGTGaaggggggaggaagaggaggaggaggaggagctggaggaggtaAAGAGTGAGAGGCTGGGAGGGGAGGCTGCAGGTCTCATTGCTGGATTCGACGCAGCGACTGCACCTGGAAGGACTGAGCATGGGAGCCCCACTCTCTGTAATGTTTGTACTCGCCGCCATGACGATCACACTCCATGATGTACTGGTAACCACGGTAACCTGGAAACTGATAGCACACCCAgctggaagaggagagagggaggggtggagaggGAAAGGAAAGCAGTGGTTAATGATTGAAAATAACCACACTTCAAAACTATTTGAGAAGAGGGCAGCGGTAAAATACTACAGGTGTCtttaaaactgtcactgtgaaCAATTTGCTCACTCCATCATTATTTCACTATACAGTGAAATATGAAAGGTAGAGAGACACTATCAGGTTAGGCTAGTCATTTAAGATGACTTCTGTATTTCTGTCACATTTAATCAACCTAAAACTTGGATCTTGAATACAGTAGGAGCATCTGGCggtacagtggtgcagtggttagcattgtcacctcactgCAAGAAGGTTTCTgttttgaacccagggtgggggagcccttctgtgtggagtttgcatgttttcccctTGTCAGAGTGGGTTTTCACTGGTtattccggcttcctcccacagtccaaagacatgcaaaaaaaaatttgcaaaaaggtgtgcatgtgagtgtgaatggttgtctgtctctatgtgtcagccctgtgatagtctggtgacctgtccagggtgtaccctgcctcttgcccaatgccGGCTGGGATAGGCTTGTGCAAATGGTGTTGCTGTACCTCAGCAGAAGCTGTTCCTCTACTGCCGGGTACAATCAGTGTCAAACACCGTACTATCTCTATATTTTGTCACTTtcaaatgtgttaaaaagtggaaaacaaGAATGTAAAAATCTGTTACGTAGGCGACATCACTgtaaactgtttttgttaagttttagtatatcataaaaatgtcatataaaATTCACTGTGTGTGCACTTTTCCTGTGCGACCATCAATTATTTGCTGGATCCCTAAAATAGCACTGAGTCATCAAAACTTCAAAACACCTGATCgaagatttttgtttcaaaatgctctAAAATGTTTCTACAAATTTTTCTTAGGGAGAATTCCCCATAGACTCTCCTTTGAGGGCTTAATTGCAGAAGGTgtcaattcaaaatggctgcccCCCCAAATGTTAAATATAGATGACTGCAAATTAAGTGACAAAATGAAGTTgcaataaataatgaaatacatAATATGCACCTGCGGAATGGGATCAGGTGGTTGCTGGGATGTCTGTGTTCGCACATTGTGTGGCTCTATAGCGTACCAGCATaaacaaagtgtgttttactgATATCACTGATAtactgatttgttttgttttgctctatGAGTTTCAATGTTGCATGTTGGTTGATGCCAGCATTCACATGGCAGAAGCCTGTAGAGAGCAATCCATCTCAGTGCAGAGGCTGACACTTACGAGCCGCTCTGAACTTGCATGGATCCAATCTCGTTGTTGCCCCAGCCCATGGCCTGCAGAGACGGGTAGTCATCATTTATCTCCCACTGGCGTCCCATGAAGTTCTCCCTCTCAAACAAAACCATCTTGGACTCCTTGTGGTTCTGTgtgcaagaaaagaaaagtcagtTATCATATTAACCTAACATGTGTCTGAATTATGGCAGTGCATAAGGTTACAGTCTTGTTTTAGCTGTAACCAGCAGCTGGGGTAAGCCGCGCTGTGGGTTCATCACACATGAAAACCAAGTGAGTCAACTTGATGAGTCATATTTAGTGCTTTGTAACCGGAGACAGCTGAAAAGTCAGATAGAGGGTAAACAGCAAGTCTTTGGAATGGGACAGAGACTCACAGCAGAGCAGATGGGGCGGAAGGACATCATCCTCTCAATGTGGTAGGCGTTGCTGCCGCTCCACGACTCCCAGTGAGGATACTCTCCTCTCTCCAACACAAACTGCTGTCCACAGAAGCTGGAGTGCTCATATCCTGCCCAGCTGTCCCCagcaagcagacagacacatgttCACAACACGCAGGACACTTGTAAAACAGACTGACTAACAGATCGGCTCAACATTTCAGTTGTTGCTGAATACACATGTATTAACAGATCTCTTTCCTCTACGCTCTCGGCCTAACTTACGCTCCGCACTCCACCTTCAGGGAGCGGATGTTGTCAACGCCGCACTCCATGATGTTCTGGCAGGCTGAGGTAAACTCCAGACGCTTCCCCTGGAAGTTCTCCTGGTCATAAACTGTGATCTGGAGAGGACACAAATGCATACATGTAGTATGCACAtgccacacgcacacactggtgtgtgtacagacacacacacatcattgacATCATCAGGCCAGGCATGAAATTAAAAGGAGTGTAATCTGCTTTTGTTAATCATCCGTGGCGCGACATCACACTCACCTTCCATGGTCCCAGTGGGTTGGGATTATTCAGAGCCATGCTACTGTGTGTCTCAATGCTGATTTACCTTTAGTGCAGAGAGCAGGGAGAATCATATTCATGTTCATATTAAAGGCTGAttacacatttcaaacacaaccTGTCACCTCCCCAACATCAACTGGAGCTAATGTTCATTATCAAATGCCTTTGTGGGATGTATATTCATATTCTTTGTGAAGAATACTGACCCATATGAAAGAACAATAACTATTACATGCCGTCTGTTTGGGTGTGAAACCTTTCTTGAAGCTAactacacactcacactgatgCTGCAGCTGCCGATGTAGGCACAATGCTGTTTGTTCTCCCAATGCatggccagtgtgtgtgtgtgtgtgtgt is drawn from Epinephelus fuscoguttatus linkage group LG5, E.fuscoguttatus.final_Chr_v1 and contains these coding sequences:
- the cryba1a gene encoding crystallin, beta A1a — protein: MALNNPNPLGPWKITVYDQENFQGKRLEFTSACQNIMECGVDNIRSLKVECGAWAGYEHSSFCGQQFVLERGEYPHWESWSGSNAYHIERMMSFRPICSANHKESKMVLFERENFMGRQWEINDDYPSLQAMGWGNNEIGSMQVQSGSWVCYQFPGYRGYQYIMECDRHGGEYKHYREWGSHAQSFQVQSLRRIQQ